From Kaistella polysaccharea:
TTTACACCGATTTTGATCATATTGTTCATGTTTGCACTCTGTGCACTCATTAATCCTGCAGTAACTACACCTAAAGCAAGGATTGATTTTTTAATTGAATTCATATTGTTAAATTTTAAGTTTTACTCGAACTTCTTTGTCAAAATCGTGCCAAAGCAATGAGCTATGTAGATGATAAATAACAGATAATATTTCAATACATTGATAATCAAATATTTAAATGCGACAAAAAATTAAACAAACATTTAAATTTCTTACTTATACCCTATTTCTAAACGTTCATTTTGGCAGATGTCATAAAAAAAACCGACAATTGTCGGTTTTAAATTCTATTATTTATTCTCCAGATTTCGGCTCATGTCCTGATAACCGCCGCCATTGTAAACATCCGAAAGTCCCTGCGATTTGAAATACTCTACGGCTTTCCCACTTCTGTTCCCACTTCTGCAAAAGAAGATTTTTGGACCTTCGAGATTTTCTATCTCTTCTTTACGGCTTTCAATTTCTCCTAAAGGAATATTTACGGCTTCTTCAATTTCACCATCCATTTCCAGTTCCATAGGTTCACGAACGTCGATTAGATGGTAATTTCCTGCTTTTAAAATTTCTTCTATTGACATATTGTTAAATTTGGTGTTATAATTAATGAATAGCAAATTT
This genomic window contains:
- a CDS encoding rhodanese-like domain-containing protein, with the protein product MSIEEILKAGNYHLIDVREPMELEMDGEIEEAVNIPLGEIESRKEEIENLEGPKIFFCRSGNRSGKAVEYFKSQGLSDVYNGGGYQDMSRNLENK